One stretch of Ornithinimicrobium ciconiae DNA includes these proteins:
- a CDS encoding cytochrome ubiquinol oxidase subunit I: MEALELARWQFGITTVYHYFFVPITIGLSLLVAILQTAWMRTRNPEWLRLTKFFGKLFTINFALGLVTGIVQEFQFGMNWSDYSRFVGDIFGAPLAIEALLAFFLESTFLGLWIFGWGRIPEKLHLACMWLIHLGTVLSAYFILAANSFMQHPVGYYNNPETGRAELVDFWAVMTNPVQLVTFPHVMTAALMTGGGFMLAIALWHVWRQRTPDSEQPMYRKAATIGAIAVLVGGLGTAISGDLQGKVMTEVQPMKMAAAEGLYDTVPEGVGAPFSIITVGTLDGTEEVWALTVPKLLSYLSTGTLDGGVEGINDLQADYQVTYAGNELTEMEDYRPIIPVTYWTFRLMMGFGFAAMGIAALALLWLWKGKEMRHRFWYWSAIAVMFLPLLANSWGWIFTEMGRQPWVVFGLMGTHTGVSPGTTTAEVATTMIGFTLLYGVLAVIEVGLILRYTRAGAPEYDGESLDPRDRADDEPFVFSY; this comes from the coding sequence ATGGAAGCACTTGAGCTTGCTCGCTGGCAGTTCGGCATCACGACCGTCTACCACTACTTCTTCGTGCCGATCACGATCGGCCTGTCGCTGCTGGTGGCGATCCTGCAGACCGCCTGGATGCGCACCCGCAACCCGGAGTGGCTGCGGCTGACCAAGTTCTTCGGCAAGCTCTTCACGATCAACTTCGCGCTCGGCCTGGTCACCGGAATCGTGCAGGAGTTCCAGTTCGGGATGAACTGGTCGGACTACTCCCGCTTCGTCGGTGACATCTTCGGGGCGCCGCTGGCCATCGAGGCGCTGCTGGCCTTCTTCCTCGAGTCGACCTTCCTGGGACTGTGGATCTTCGGGTGGGGCCGCATCCCCGAGAAGCTGCACCTCGCCTGCATGTGGCTGATCCACCTCGGCACGGTGCTCTCGGCCTACTTCATCCTCGCGGCCAACTCGTTCATGCAGCACCCGGTGGGCTACTACAACAACCCCGAGACCGGCCGCGCCGAGCTGGTCGACTTCTGGGCCGTGATGACCAACCCGGTCCAGCTGGTGACCTTCCCCCACGTGATGACCGCCGCCTTGATGACCGGCGGTGGCTTCATGCTGGCGATCGCCCTGTGGCACGTCTGGCGTCAGCGCACCCCCGACAGCGAGCAGCCGATGTATCGCAAGGCCGCCACGATCGGCGCGATCGCCGTGCTCGTCGGAGGCCTGGGCACCGCCATCTCCGGCGACCTGCAGGGCAAGGTGATGACCGAGGTCCAGCCGATGAAGATGGCCGCCGCGGAAGGGCTCTACGACACCGTCCCCGAGGGAGTCGGCGCGCCCTTCTCGATCATCACCGTCGGCACCCTCGACGGCACCGAGGAGGTCTGGGCGCTCACCGTGCCTAAGTTGTTGTCCTACCTGTCGACCGGCACCCTGGACGGCGGCGTCGAGGGCATCAACGACCTCCAGGCGGACTACCAGGTCACCTATGCCGGCAACGAACTCACCGAGATGGAGGACTACCGCCCCATCATCCCGGTGACCTACTGGACCTTCCGGCTGATGATGGGCTTCGGTTTCGCGGCGATGGGCATCGCGGCGCTCGCCCTGCTCTGGCTGTGGAAGGGCAAGGAGATGCGCCACCGGTTCTGGTACTGGTCAGCCATCGCCGTCATGTTCCTGCCCCTGCTGGCCAACTCCTGGGGCTGGATCTTCACCGAGATGGGGCGTCAGCCGTGGGTGGTGTTCGGGCTGATGGGCACGCACACCGGTGTCTCCCCGGGCACCACGACAGCCGAGGTGGCCACCACGATGATCGGCTTCACCCTGCTCTACGGGGTGCTGGCCGTGATCGAGGTGGGTCTGATCCTGAGATACACCCGCGCCGGAGCGCCCGAGTATGACGGCGAGTCCCTCGACCCCCGCGACCGGGCCGACGACGAACCGTTCGTCTTCTCCTACTGA
- a CDS encoding BlaI/MecI/CopY family transcriptional regulator: protein MWPFGASLGDLERAVMDVLWDSDGDMSVREVHERLALNRDLAYTTVMTVLDRLAKKKVVTRVRDGRAWQYSPTASREEMTAATMRNTLESLDTSDRKAAMLHFIGGASEQEISDLQALLGAAPPTSNG from the coding sequence ATGTGGCCGTTCGGAGCGAGTCTTGGTGACCTGGAGCGCGCCGTCATGGATGTTCTCTGGGACAGTGACGGCGATATGAGCGTGCGCGAGGTGCACGAGCGCCTCGCGCTGAATCGCGACCTCGCCTACACCACGGTCATGACCGTGCTCGACCGTTTGGCCAAGAAGAAGGTCGTCACCCGCGTCCGCGACGGACGAGCCTGGCAGTACAGCCCGACCGCGTCGCGTGAGGAGATGACGGCCGCCACCATGCGCAACACCCTGGAGTCGCTCGACACCAGTGACCGCAAGGCGGCGATGCTGCACTTCATCGGGGGCGCCAGCGAGCAGGAGATCTCCGATCTCCAGGCCCTGCTGGGCGCAGCCCCGCCCACGTCGAACGGATAG
- the cydB gene encoding cytochrome d ubiquinol oxidase subunit II: MELTTIWFILIAVLWIGYFVLEGFDFGVGALFPVLGRSTQEQDGETRKRVMLSTIGPVWDGNEVWLLTAGGAMFAAFPHWYATLFSGFYLPLFIILVALIVRALGFDYRGKVDSDVWRQRWDWCIFLGSVIPAVLWGVAFTNIVRGVPIDADMEYTGGFFTLLNPLALLGGLVFLGVFVTHGAMFLALKTDGPIRHDARALAVRVGVVAAVLAVVWLAIIHTDTGTALSWVVAGLAAVALLAALAKARQGSEGWAFTGTFVAIALAVASLFIALFPDVMPSSTDPAFSLTTTNASSTDYTLMIMTWVAVLFVPIVLLYTSFTYWTFRKRISGHHIPAVDTPEDETVVTPQS; this comes from the coding sequence ATGGAACTGACCACCATCTGGTTCATCCTCATCGCCGTGCTGTGGATCGGCTACTTCGTCCTGGAGGGATTCGATTTCGGCGTCGGAGCACTCTTTCCCGTGCTCGGGCGGAGCACGCAGGAGCAGGACGGTGAGACCCGCAAGCGGGTCATGCTCTCCACCATCGGCCCGGTCTGGGACGGCAACGAGGTGTGGCTGCTGACGGCCGGCGGGGCCATGTTCGCAGCCTTCCCGCACTGGTACGCCACCCTGTTCTCCGGGTTCTACCTGCCGCTGTTCATCATCCTCGTCGCCCTGATCGTGCGAGCGCTCGGCTTCGACTACCGCGGCAAGGTCGACAGCGACGTCTGGCGCCAGCGCTGGGACTGGTGCATCTTCCTGGGGTCGGTGATCCCGGCGGTGCTGTGGGGCGTGGCCTTCACCAACATCGTGCGCGGCGTGCCGATCGACGCCGACATGGAGTACACCGGTGGCTTCTTCACCCTGCTCAACCCGCTCGCCCTGCTCGGCGGCCTGGTCTTCCTCGGCGTCTTCGTCACGCACGGCGCGATGTTCCTGGCGCTGAAGACCGACGGCCCGATCCGCCACGACGCCCGCGCCCTGGCCGTCCGGGTGGGTGTGGTCGCGGCTGTCCTGGCCGTCGTCTGGCTGGCGATCATCCACACGGACACGGGCACGGCGCTGTCCTGGGTGGTGGCCGGTCTGGCTGCGGTGGCGCTGCTGGCCGCCCTGGCCAAGGCCCGGCAGGGCTCGGAGGGCTGGGCCTTCACCGGCACCTTCGTGGCGATCGCCCTGGCTGTCGCATCGCTGTTCATCGCGCTCTTCCCCGACGTGATGCCGAGCTCGACCGACCCGGCGTTCAGTCTCACCACGACCAACGCGTCCTCGACCGACTACACGCTGATGATCATGACCTGGGTCGCGGTCCTCTTCGTCCCGATCGTGCTGCTCTACACCTCCTTCACCTACTGGACCTTCCGCAAGCGGATCAGCGGCCACCACATCCCGGCCGTGGACACACCAGAGGACGAGACGGTGGTGACCCCCCAGTCATGA
- a CDS encoding ABC transporter permease, producing MSRHGAVRVPGRARVVLRQVFADPWPTLLLAVLVALIAFAATLWPRFILDMNSRQVPYQVGALSAQQRDLMANWSATIVPEAGREYTSAQDTWGDLLDGMEETRQAQPEPLRSMMGPGDLFIELGKNDTLQQPPEGTEFARVAIQQRIDPLLEEHVDLVSGDWPQMVLNPSPQLPAESIPEGTVDGPVQVVILDDAADRLNLAPGDTFADFLITGTYVPKNPEDPRWAHMPNSTRVGEIFSGDLGLVGFITAYLPPENPGSTGPITNNAMKLFYPVQGEGVSGDQIDQVTSQLIRLTATQQDLRMPETAEELDTTFNSPGVNLSTPPIQTTFSTESLSTFEALSQQQRATASILAVVAAGPIGVALAVLALAGSLIVSRRQQTLALATARGGSPAQVRGAMALEGLAAGIPAAVAGHYAANLIDLPASGWTEWLPVGLMALAPAVVLATTASTASRSSRSDLSSRGASRLRMLAEVVVLALAGLAIWRLFDRGLTGVSEATEGTGPDAVTVVSVDTGVDLLMVATPVLLALAACVITLRLYPLPVHALMRLFRRGRGLTNFLGAARAVRDPAGGVIPALAVILGVSVAVLSSVLAATINTGAESAVWRTAGADVRMSGPTWSAEDVETVRGVDGVAEVAAIRPATHNADLRGELTADGLTIYIVDSTLPEVWADTPLTPLPEALFASAGSATPVVAGGELVADSGGGSLEGHGEVEVIGHVDELPGVRTRGEFLIVDRTQWEAAGGSTPDGAVVLVKAADPGQTETLTADLNLAVPNALAETPRAQLATFREAPVTGSMSGLLVAAVVATTALTVLAVLCVQLMGAAGRTTLFAVLRTLGLSQRQARGLTAWELGPLVAMAFAVGAALGVLVPWLLLKAIDLTGLTGGDTQPSLAIDWAVLGPVALGILLVVGLAIAVSATLSGRADLVSTLRGGEER from the coding sequence ATGAGCCGGCACGGCGCCGTCCGGGTGCCGGGGCGCGCCCGGGTGGTCCTGCGTCAGGTCTTCGCCGACCCCTGGCCAACCCTGCTTCTGGCGGTGCTGGTCGCCCTGATCGCCTTCGCGGCGACGCTGTGGCCCCGTTTCATCCTGGACATGAACAGTCGGCAGGTGCCCTATCAGGTGGGTGCTCTCTCTGCGCAGCAACGCGACCTGATGGCCAACTGGAGTGCCACCATCGTCCCCGAGGCGGGGCGCGAGTACACCTCCGCTCAGGACACCTGGGGCGACCTGCTCGACGGGATGGAGGAGACCCGCCAGGCACAGCCCGAGCCGTTGCGCTCCATGATGGGGCCCGGCGACCTGTTCATCGAGCTGGGCAAGAACGACACCCTCCAGCAGCCCCCCGAGGGCACAGAGTTCGCCCGGGTCGCGATCCAGCAGCGCATCGACCCGTTGCTGGAGGAGCACGTCGACCTGGTCTCCGGTGACTGGCCGCAGATGGTGCTCAACCCCAGCCCACAACTGCCCGCTGAGAGCATCCCCGAGGGCACTGTTGACGGCCCTGTGCAGGTGGTGATCCTGGATGATGCCGCCGACCGGCTCAACCTGGCCCCTGGTGACACCTTCGCGGACTTCCTGATCACCGGCACCTATGTGCCCAAGAACCCCGAGGATCCTCGCTGGGCCCACATGCCCAACTCGACCCGAGTGGGCGAGATCTTCTCCGGTGACCTCGGTCTGGTGGGTTTCATCACGGCATACCTGCCGCCTGAGAACCCCGGGTCGACGGGACCGATCACCAACAACGCGATGAAGCTGTTCTATCCGGTCCAGGGTGAGGGCGTCTCGGGTGACCAGATCGATCAGGTCACCAGCCAACTGATCCGGCTGACTGCCACGCAGCAGGACCTGCGGATGCCGGAGACCGCCGAGGAGCTCGACACCACCTTCAACTCCCCGGGCGTCAATCTGTCCACCCCACCCATCCAGACCACCTTCAGCACTGAGTCACTGAGCACCTTCGAGGCGCTGTCTCAGCAGCAGCGCGCCACGGCCTCGATCCTGGCTGTGGTGGCTGCCGGGCCGATCGGCGTCGCTCTCGCCGTCCTCGCCCTCGCGGGCAGTCTCATCGTGTCGCGCCGGCAGCAGACCCTGGCCCTGGCCACCGCCCGCGGCGGCTCTCCGGCTCAGGTCCGGGGAGCGATGGCACTGGAGGGGCTGGCCGCTGGCATCCCGGCTGCGGTCGCTGGGCACTATGCCGCCAACCTCATCGACCTGCCGGCCAGCGGATGGACCGAGTGGCTCCCGGTCGGCCTCATGGCCCTCGCCCCTGCCGTGGTGCTGGCGACGACCGCGAGCACTGCCAGCCGGTCCAGCCGCAGCGACCTGAGTAGTCGCGGCGCGAGCCGGTTGCGGATGCTCGCCGAGGTGGTCGTGCTCGCCCTCGCGGGGCTGGCGATCTGGCGGCTGTTCGACCGGGGCCTCACCGGTGTCTCGGAGGCAACCGAGGGCACCGGTCCGGACGCCGTGACCGTGGTCAGCGTCGACACTGGAGTCGATCTGCTGATGGTCGCCACCCCGGTGCTGCTCGCGCTGGCGGCCTGCGTGATCACGCTGCGTCTCTACCCGCTGCCCGTGCACGCCCTGATGCGTCTGTTCCGCCGCGGACGGGGCCTGACCAACTTCCTCGGGGCGGCCCGTGCGGTGCGCGATCCCGCCGGTGGGGTCATCCCGGCCCTGGCTGTGATCCTGGGGGTCTCGGTGGCGGTCCTGTCCTCGGTCCTGGCCGCGACGATCAACACCGGGGCTGAGTCCGCCGTGTGGCGCACCGCCGGTGCCGACGTCCGGATGTCCGGTCCGACCTGGTCGGCGGAGGACGTCGAGACGGTCCGGGGGGTGGACGGTGTCGCCGAGGTCGCTGCGATCCGGCCCGCGACGCACAACGCGGATCTGCGCGGTGAGCTCACGGCTGACGGGCTGACGATCTATATCGTCGACAGCACCCTGCCAGAGGTCTGGGCGGACACCCCCCTCACGCCGCTGCCCGAAGCGCTCTTTGCCTCCGCCGGCAGCGCGACTCCCGTCGTGGCCGGAGGAGAGCTGGTGGCCGACTCCGGCGGCGGCTCCCTGGAGGGCCACGGCGAGGTCGAGGTGATCGGGCACGTCGACGAGCTGCCCGGCGTGCGGACCCGGGGGGAGTTCCTGATTGTGGACCGGACCCAGTGGGAAGCGGCCGGAGGTTCGACACCAGACGGGGCGGTCGTGCTTGTCAAGGCAGCCGACCCCGGCCAGACCGAGACGCTGACCGCTGATCTCAACCTTGCCGTCCCCAACGCGCTGGCCGAGACTCCGCGCGCCCAGCTCGCCACCTTCCGCGAGGCCCCGGTCACCGGGTCCATGTCAGGACTCCTGGTTGCCGCGGTCGTGGCCACCACCGCCCTGACCGTCCTGGCGGTGCTCTGTGTGCAGCTGATGGGCGCCGCCGGGCGCACCACCTTGTTTGCGGTGCTGCGCACCCTGGGGCTGAGCCAGCGGCAGGCCCGCGGTCTCACCGCCTGGGAGCTCGGCCCGCTGGTCGCGATGGCCTTTGCCGTCGGGGCGGCCCTTGGTGTGCTGGTCCCCTGGCTGCTGCTCAAGGCGATCGACCTCACCGGCCTCACCGGTGGGGACACACAACCTTCGCTGGCCATCGACTGGGCGGTGCTGGGGCCGGTGGCCCTGGGCATCCTGCTCGTCGTCGGGCTGGCCATCGCGGTGTCCGCCACGCTGTCCGGCCGGGCCGACCTGGTCAGCACGCTGCGCGGGGGCGAGGAGAGATGA
- a CDS encoding M56 family metallopeptidase, with amino-acid sequence MSSALPVLALAATAILLTVGMPRLLPRLHWLRRTPGAALALWQVAGAAGVLAALMTAPAAAIALNSEGGTVPTFFTESTRVSLAVVVATVMTGGMSVMLLRSAHLIGRGLRTDRRAQRNLVDVVASRSDGRVRVVDHPGRSAYCLPGLRSRVVLTQGTVEALTEEQLRAVLAHERAHTTARHDLMLEFFTVLHWTVPRRLRSDDALAEVRLLIELLADRRAARRVGVTPLGVALAVMAGSTHPPAALGSSGAPSELIVRLRALPGHERTHPSAVPVLLTTAVIAAAPWASLTWAFWA; translated from the coding sequence GTGTCATCCGCACTGCCCGTCCTCGCCCTCGCGGCGACCGCGATCCTGCTGACCGTGGGGATGCCGCGGCTGCTGCCCCGTCTGCACTGGCTGCGCCGCACTCCCGGTGCCGCGCTGGCGCTGTGGCAGGTCGCCGGCGCCGCCGGGGTGCTGGCCGCCCTGATGACCGCGCCGGCAGCCGCGATCGCGCTGAACAGCGAGGGCGGGACCGTGCCGACCTTCTTCACTGAGTCGACACGGGTCTCCCTGGCGGTGGTCGTCGCCACGGTGATGACCGGGGGCATGTCCGTGATGCTGCTCCGGTCGGCCCACCTGATCGGTCGTGGCCTGCGGACCGACAGGCGCGCCCAGCGCAACCTCGTGGACGTGGTCGCCAGCCGCTCTGACGGGCGGGTGCGAGTCGTCGACCACCCGGGCCGATCGGCATACTGTCTGCCCGGTCTGCGCTCGCGGGTGGTGCTGACCCAGGGCACCGTCGAGGCACTCACCGAGGAGCAGCTGCGCGCGGTGCTGGCCCACGAGCGCGCCCACACCACCGCCCGGCACGACCTGATGCTCGAGTTCTTCACAGTGCTGCACTGGACCGTGCCCCGACGGCTGCGCAGTGACGACGCGCTGGCCGAGGTGCGGCTGCTCATCGAGCTGCTGGCCGACCGTCGGGCGGCACGCCGCGTCGGGGTCACCCCCCTGGGCGTGGCGCTGGCGGTGATGGCCGGCTCAACCCATCCACCGGCGGCGCTCGGCAGCTCGGGCGCTCCGAGCGAGCTCATCGTGCGGCTGCGAGCACTCCCTGGGCACGAGCGCACACACCCCTCGGCCGTGCCGGTGCTGCTGACGACAGCCGTGATCGCGGCGGCTCCGTGGGCCTCTCTCACCTGGGCGTTCTGGGCCTGA
- a CDS encoding ABC transporter ATP-binding protein, whose amino-acid sequence MTTTDTPLAGVTSRDHGGPDILCEDLVRIYSTEGVEIQALQGLNLRVEPGDVVALVGASGSGKSTLLNILSGLDKPTGGRATVAGVNLGSMSRTQRVRYQRHTVGFVWQQTSRNLMPFLTAAENVALPLLISNARERRERVGELLELLGVADVRDRRPAEMSGGQQQRVAIATAVANNPAVLLADEPTGELDDAMSEIVLDAMREASEQLGVTVLIVTHDPTIADHVRRTVQIRDGRTSTEVLRHTEVDEHGVEHLVAEEYTVIDRAGRMQLPSGYVTELGLRDRVRLELEPDHVGVWPDAERNRPVDPEHHEAGSETTGTGTRDPGDRHTAEDADPNAVFRPAKEDS is encoded by the coding sequence ATGACGACAACGGACACCCCGCTCGCCGGAGTCACCAGCCGGGACCACGGTGGACCGGACATCCTGTGTGAGGACCTGGTCCGCATCTATTCCACCGAGGGGGTGGAGATCCAGGCGCTGCAGGGTCTGAACCTGCGGGTCGAACCCGGCGATGTCGTCGCGCTCGTCGGCGCCTCTGGCTCGGGCAAGTCGACGCTGCTCAACATCCTGTCCGGTCTGGACAAGCCGACCGGCGGACGCGCGACGGTGGCCGGGGTCAACCTCGGGTCGATGTCGCGCACGCAACGGGTGCGCTATCAGCGGCACACCGTGGGCTTCGTCTGGCAGCAGACCTCACGCAACCTGATGCCCTTCCTGACCGCCGCAGAGAATGTCGCCCTGCCGCTGCTGATCAGCAACGCGCGGGAGCGGCGGGAGCGGGTGGGCGAGCTGCTGGAGCTGCTCGGGGTCGCCGACGTGCGGGACCGCCGCCCGGCGGAGATGTCCGGTGGCCAGCAGCAGCGGGTGGCGATCGCCACGGCCGTGGCCAACAACCCGGCCGTCCTGCTGGCCGACGAGCCGACCGGTGAGCTGGATGACGCGATGTCCGAGATCGTCCTGGACGCGATGCGCGAGGCCTCCGAGCAGCTCGGCGTCACAGTCCTGATCGTCACGCACGACCCGACGATCGCCGATCACGTGCGCCGCACCGTGCAGATCCGGGACGGCCGCACCTCCACCGAGGTGCTGCGCCACACCGAGGTCGACGAGCACGGCGTGGAGCACCTGGTCGCAGAGGAGTACACGGTCATCGACCGGGCCGGGCGCATGCAGCTGCCCAGTGGCTATGTCACCGAGCTCGGACTGCGGGACCGGGTCCGGCTCGAGCTGGAGCCCGACCACGTCGGGGTGTGGCCGGATGCCGAACGCAACCGCCCCGTCGATCCCGAGCACCACGAGGCCGGCAGCGAAACCACCGGCACGGGGACGCGTGACCCGGGCGATCGGCATACTGCCGAGGATGCGGACCCCAACGCCGTGTTCCGGCCCGCCAAGGAGGATTCATGA
- a CDS encoding ABC transporter ATP-binding protein: protein MSDYLIRAEQLSRTFGKGAAEVHALVDVTVEVHPGQLTVVRGPSGSGKTTLLNILGGLDRPTSGRVLLGDGRVLSEMKENDVLAVRREMVGHIFQSFGLVPVLSAAENVEVALRLKKTPVAERADRVAAALDKVSLGKHGTQRPYELSGGQQQRVGIARALVSDPQILIADEPTGQLDSDTAATIMDLLSELTHERGIAAVVSTHDPILMARADRLIELHDGHVADGALASADA from the coding sequence ATGAGTGACTATCTGATCCGGGCGGAGCAGCTCTCCCGCACGTTCGGCAAGGGCGCCGCCGAGGTGCACGCGCTGGTCGACGTCACCGTCGAGGTGCACCCCGGGCAGCTCACCGTCGTGCGCGGCCCCTCCGGCTCCGGCAAGACGACCCTGCTCAACATCCTGGGTGGGCTGGACCGGCCGACCTCCGGGCGCGTGCTGCTCGGTGACGGCCGGGTGCTCTCGGAGATGAAGGAGAACGACGTGCTCGCGGTGCGTCGCGAGATGGTCGGGCACATCTTCCAGAGCTTCGGGCTCGTGCCGGTGCTCTCGGCCGCCGAGAACGTCGAGGTCGCGCTGCGGCTAAAGAAGACCCCCGTCGCGGAGCGTGCCGACCGGGTGGCCGCGGCGCTCGACAAGGTCTCGCTGGGCAAGCACGGGACGCAGCGACCCTATGAGCTCTCCGGCGGTCAGCAGCAGCGCGTCGGCATCGCCCGGGCCCTGGTCAGCGACCCGCAGATCCTGATCGCCGACGAGCCGACGGGCCAGCTGGACTCCGACACGGCAGCCACGATCATGGACCTGCTCTCCGAGCTGACTCACGAGCGGGGCATCGCCGCCGTCGTCTCCACGCACGACCCGATCCTGATGGCTCGCGCCGACCGGCTCATCGAGCTGCACGACGGGCACGTGGCCGACGGCGCCCTGGCCAGCGCCGACGCCTGA
- the galE gene encoding UDP-glucose 4-epimerase GalE: MRQKVLVTGGAGFIGSHTVVELAAAHQVEILDNFSNAVPSAIDRLRELTGADLPVHEVDLRDHEAVRAVLREGAFDAVIHFAGKKAVGESVEQPLDYYDNNVGGTISLVRAMQEYAVRQLVFSSSATVYGADAPVPMTEDLPTSATNPYGWTKVMIEQILRDVAVADPTWRIALLRYFNPVGAHVSGRIGEDPSGIPNNLMPFIAQVAVGRRERLQVFGDDYDTVDGTGVRDYIHVVDLALGHLAALERIGQTDQPLSAWNLGSGSGTSVLELVTAFERASGQQIPYDVVARRAGDIAASYADPSRAEAELGWRAERTVEDMCADTWRWQQDNPQGYPSP, encoded by the coding sequence ATGAGGCAGAAGGTTCTGGTCACCGGCGGTGCCGGGTTCATCGGCTCCCACACCGTCGTCGAGCTCGCCGCGGCCCACCAGGTCGAGATCCTCGACAACTTCAGCAACGCGGTGCCCTCGGCCATCGACCGGCTGCGGGAGCTCACGGGGGCAGACCTGCCGGTGCACGAGGTTGACCTGCGCGACCACGAGGCCGTGCGCGCCGTGCTGCGCGAGGGCGCCTTCGACGCCGTGATCCACTTCGCCGGCAAGAAGGCGGTCGGTGAGAGCGTCGAGCAGCCGCTGGACTACTACGACAACAACGTCGGCGGCACCATCTCCCTCGTGCGCGCGATGCAGGAGTATGCCGTGCGCCAGCTCGTCTTCTCCTCCTCCGCCACGGTCTATGGGGCCGACGCTCCGGTGCCGATGACCGAGGACCTGCCGACGTCGGCGACCAACCCCTACGGCTGGACCAAGGTGATGATCGAGCAGATCCTGCGCGACGTCGCCGTGGCCGATCCGACCTGGCGGATTGCGCTGCTGCGCTATTTCAACCCCGTCGGAGCACATGTCTCGGGACGCATCGGGGAGGACCCGTCCGGCATACCGAACAACCTGATGCCGTTCATCGCCCAGGTCGCGGTCGGTCGCCGCGAGCGGCTGCAGGTCTTCGGTGACGACTACGACACGGTGGACGGCACGGGCGTGCGGGACTACATCCACGTGGTCGACCTGGCCCTGGGGCACCTGGCCGCCCTGGAGCGGATCGGGCAGACCGACCAGCCGCTGTCGGCGTGGAACCTTGGCAGCGGATCAGGGACGAGCGTGCTGGAGCTGGTCACCGCCTTCGAGCGGGCCAGCGGCCAGCAGATCCCCTACGACGTGGTGGCCCGGCGTGCGGGTGACATCGCCGCCTCGTATGCCGATCCCTCCCGCGCAGAGGCCGAGCTCGGCTGGCGTGCGGAGCGGACGGTTGAGGACATGTGCGCCGACACCTGGCGCTGGCAGCAGGACAACCCGCAGGGCTACCCGTCGCCCTGA